Proteins from one Mus pahari chromosome 10, PAHARI_EIJ_v1.1, whole genome shotgun sequence genomic window:
- the Qtrt1 gene encoding queuine tRNA-ribosyltransferase catalytic subunit 1, which yields MAAVGNPGSLECAPRILRLVAECSRSGARAGELRLPHGTVATPVFMPVGTQATMKGITAEQLDTLGCRICLGNTYHLGLRPGPELIRKAQGLHGFMNWPHNLLTDSGGFQMVSLFSLSEVTEEGVHFRSPYDGEETLLSPERSVEIQNALGSDIIMQLDHVVSSTVTGPLVEEAMHRSVRWLDRCIAAHKHQDKQNLFAIIQGGLNADLRTTCLKEMTKRDVPGFAIGGLSGGESKEQFWKMVALSTSMLPKDKPRYLMGVGYATDLVVCVALGCDMFDCVYPTRTARFGSALVPTGNLQLKKKQYAKDFSPINPECPCPTCQTHSRAFLHALLHSDNTTALHHLTVHNIAYQLQLLSAARSSILEQRFPDFVRDFMRTMYGDHSLCPAWAIEALASVGITLT from the exons ATGGCGGCGGTAGGCAACCCAGGTTCGCTGGAGTGCGCTCCACGAATCCTGCGGCTGGTCGCTGAGTGCAGTCGCTCCGGAGCTCGGGCGGGTGAGCTGCGGCTGCCGCATGGGACGGTAGCCACCCCTGTGTTCATGCCTGTGGGTACACAGGCCACCATGAAGGGTATCACCGCGGAGCAGCTGGACACCCTGGGCTGCCGCATCTGCCTGGGCAACACCTACCATCTGGGGCTGAGGCCG GGTCCGGAGCTGATCCGGAAAGCCCAGGGTCTTCATGGCTTCATGAATTGGCCCCACAATCTGCTGACG GATAGCGGTGGCTTCCAGATGGTGTCCCTCTTCTCCCTGTCCGAGGTGACGGAGGAGGGCGTCCACTTCCGCTCGCCCTACGATGGAGAAGAGACGCTGTTGAGCCCAGAGAGATCGGTGGAAATCCAGAATGCTCTGG GCTCGGACATTATCATGCAGTTGGACCATGTGGTGAGCAGCACTGTGACAGGCCCTCTAGTGGAGGAGGCCATGCACAG GTCAGTCCGCTGGCTGGACAGATGCATCGCAGCCCATAAGCATCAGGACAAGCAGAACCTCTTTGCCATCATCCAGGGTGGACTGAATGCTGATCTTCGGACCACTTGCCTGAAAG AGATGACCAAGAGAGATGTGCCAGGCTTTGCCATTGGAGGTCTGAGtggaggagagagcaaggagcAGTTCTGGAAGATGGTGGCATTGAGCACCTCCATGCTGCCTAAGGACAAGCCACGATACCTGATGGGAGTTGG CTATGCCACCGATTTGGTGGTCTGCGTGGCTCTTGGATGTGATATGTTCGACTGTGTGTACCCCACACGGACAGCG CGCTTTGGATCCGCCCTTGTGCCCACTGGGAACCTTCAATTGAAGAAGAAGCAGTATGCCAAGGATTTCAGCCCCATAAACCCTGAGTGTCCTTGTCCCACCTGCCAGAC GCACAGCCGAGCCTTCCTGCATGCCCTGCTACACAGTGACAACACTACAGCGCTACACCACCTAACCGTGCACAACATTGCCTATCAG CTgcagctcctgagtgctgcacGCAGCAGTATCTTGGAACAGCGCTTTCCTGACTTCGTACGAGACTTCATGCGCACCATGTATGGTGACCACAGCCTCTGTCCTGCCTGGGCCATTGAAgcactggcctctgtgggaatcACACTCACATGA